TCCAAACCAGATTGCATATCACTAATTGTCCTCACTTATCACTGAACAATAAACAACCAACTCAACTCCCCTAAAGAGACAGACTGCCCTACAACCCTTGACGCCACCCGGCAGCTGAATCACCATCCCCAACATTTAGCGCAACCCGGGTTTGGCCCGGTCTTATCTGGGAAGCTCTCGCACCATCGGGCAACCAATTCCCGACCATGCCCGACCAGCGAGCCACCCAAACAGATAGCAGCGTAAAACCGGGTAACAACGCCCGAGACAACACCTGTAGCAATGCCAGCGCAAACCGAATTCAACTGGGCCACAGTGCCCCAGCAGTACACCAAGGACAAGAAGCACCCCATGAGCAGCAATAGCGCCGCCGAACAGATCAGCCAGGACAGCATCAACAAGGCCCTGTGGAATGCCTGCGACACCTTTCGCGGCACCATCAGCGCCGATACCTACAAAGACTTTATCCTCACCATGCTGTTCCTCAAGTACATCTCCGATGTGTGGCAGGACCACTACGAGGAGTATGTGGAAACCTACGGCAACGAGCCGGAGCTGATCGAAGAGATGATGAAGAGCGAGCGCTTTGTACTGCCGCAGAGTGCCAGCTTCTACACCCTGTACGAGCACCGCCACGAGCCCGGCAATGGCGAGCGTATCGATCAGGCCCTGCACGCCATCGAAGAGGCCAACGGCACCAAGCTCAAGGACGCCGGCAAGAGCGTGTTCCAGGATATCTCCTTCAATACCGATAAGCTGGGCGAGGAAAAGCAGAAGAACACCATCTTGCGCCACCTGTTGGAAGACTTCGCCAAAACCGAGCTGAACCTGCGCCCCAGCCGCGTGGGTAACCTGGATGTGATCGGCAACGGCTACGAATACCTGATCAAGAACTTCGCCGCCAGCGGCGGCCAGAAGGCCGGCGAGTTCTACACCCCACCGGAAGTATCCGAGCTGATCGCCGAACTGCTCGACCCCCGCCCCGGCGACCGCATCTGCGATCCTACCTGCGGCTCCGCCTCCCTGCTGATGAAGTGCGGGCGCAAGGTGCGGGAACACCACGACAGCAAGCAGTACGAACTCTACGGCCAGGAAGCCATCGGCTCCACCTGGTCTCTGGCCAAGATGAATATGTTCCTGCACGGCGAGGACAACCACAAAATCGAATGGGGCGATACCATTCGCAACCCCAAGCTGCTGGACAAAAACGGCAACCTGGACCTGTTCGACATCGTCACCGCCAACCCGCCCTTCTCCCTGGACAAGTGGGGCCACGACGAAGCCGGCAACGATCCCTTCGGCCGCTTTAATCGCGGCGTACCGCCAAAAACCAAGGGGGACTACGCCTTTATCCTGCATATGGTCGAAACCCTCAATCCCAAGAGCGGGCGCATGGGCGTGGTAGTGCCCCACGGCGTGCTGTTCCGGGGTGCCGCCGAAGGCAAGATCCGCAAGCAGCTGATTGAGGAAAACCTGCTGGACGCCGTGATCGGCCTGCCGGAAAAACTTTTACGGCACCGGCATCCCCGCCGCCATCCTGATTTTCGCCCGCGACAAGCAGGACGACAGCGTGATGTTTATCGATGCCTCGCGGGAATTTAAAGCGGGCAAAAACCAGAACCTGCTCACCCAGGACAATATCGACAAGGTAGTGGCCACCTACCGCCAGGGCGTCGACCTGGACAAATACGCCTATGTAGCCAGCCTCAAGGAAATTCAGGATAACGACTACAACCTGAATATCCCCCGCTATGTGGATACCTTCGAGGAGGAGGAAGAGATCGACCTGCTGGCAGTGCGCGCCGAGCGGCAGCAGCTTAAGGCTCAGTTAAACGAGCTGGAGGGGGAAATGGAGCAGTATTTGCAGGAGTTGGGTTATGTCAATTAATGGTTGGATAGCAACCCAAATCGGTGACATAGCCAAATTTACCTCTGGCGGTACTCCGAGCAAACAAAATACGGAATTTTGGGGAGGTACAGAGCCTTGGATTTCAGGGAAGGATTTAAAATCTCATTACCTTAATAGCAGCATTGATACACTTACCCCACAGGGTTTTGCAAAAGCCAAAAAGGCACCTGAAGGAGCCTCATTAATTCTTGTAAGGGGTATGACCTTATTAAATGACTTTCCTGTAGGTTATGCGGAAAGGGAAGTAGCTTTTAATCAGGATTTGAAGGCATTAATTCCCACTAATGATGTAAATGGGCTTTTCCTGTCCTTCTTACTTGCGGGTGAAAAACACAAAATCCGACAACTTGTGAGCACCGCCGGTCACGGAACTGGTCGACTTGACACTAATTCTGTAAAAGAATACCCAGTTAACCTTCCACCACTCCCCGAAAAAAAAAAGATCGTCCAAATCCTATCCACCTGGGATAAGGCCATCGACACCAGCGAAAAACTGCTCGCCAACAGCCACCAGCAGAAAAAGGCCCTGATGCAGCAACTGCTCACCGGCAAAAAGCGCCTGCGGGATAAGCATGGGGTTCGGTTTAGTGGGGAGTGGCAACGTCATAAACTTGACAGTATCTTCACTAGGGTTACAACTAAAAATGCGGGGCAAAGCACAAATGTTGTTACGATATCAGGGCAACATGGCTTAATTCGCCAACAGGAATTTTTTAAAAAATCCGTTGCCTCATCGACGTTAGATGGCTACTTCTTATTAAAAAAAGGGCAATTTGCTTACAATAAAAGTTATTCAAATGGCTATCCAATGGGGGCAATAAAAAGGCTAAATCGCTATAAAGATGGGGTTGTAACAACGCTATACATTTGTTTTGAACTACAAAACAGCTCTACGGGAAATAGTGACTACTTTGAGCACTTTTTTGAATCAGGTATTCTCAATAAAGCACTCTCTCAAATTGCTCATGAAGGTGGAAGGGCTAACGGATTACTCAATGTAAAACCGGCAGATTTCTTTTCTCTTCAACTCTTAGTTCCTAGTATTCAGGAACAACAAAAAATCGCCGCAACCCTATCCAGCGCCGATCGGGAAATCGAAACTCTGCAACAAAAACTCGACTGCCTAAAGCGAGAGAAAAAAGCCCTGATGCAGCAGCTGCTCACCGGTAAGCGCCAGGTCCAAGTGGAGAATACCCAATGACATTTAGCGAAACCGTCGATCTCGATACGCCCATCAGTGAAGCCGATCTGGATTATATAGACGAAGTACTGCACAAATACGGCAACGACGACTCAATATTGGATATCTGCGAGCTGGACGGCTTTCTCACCGCCCTGGTCTCCGGCCCGGAAATGATTCCCCCCAGCCGCTGGTTCTCCGCCCTATGGGGCGGCCCCGGCAATGAGCCAGAGTGGGAGTCCGAGGAAGAGATGCAGCGCTTTATGGCGCTGCTGTTCCACCTGATGAACAGCAATGCCATGATGCTGGTGGAAACACCGGAAGAATTCCAGGCCTTATTTAACCTCTTTGAGAAAGAAGGCGAAGCCCCGGTTACCATCCCCGAGGAGTGGTGCTTCGGCTATATGCGCGCCGTCGACCTGGGCCAATGGCCCAGCCTGCCAGCAGAACTGGTTACCCATCTGCAAGCCATCGCCCTGCACGGCAGCGAGGAATACATCGATCAATTGAACACCCTCACAGCCACCGAACACCAGCAAACCGTCACCCAAATAGAACCCGCCGCCCGCGCCCTGCACCGCCACTGGCTGCAACAACGCGCCCCGGAACTCTCAACCAGCCCCCATCACACCAAGCCCAAAGCCGACCCAAAAACCGGCCGCAACGACCCCTGCCCCTGCGGCAGCGGTAAAAAATTTAAACGCTGCTGTTTGCATTAGCTCGCTAAAGACTGAAATTGAACAAAGGTACTTGCATTTACCGAACATTAGGTACAGTTTGGGGAAAAGTACAAAAGACCTACTGCCTGAGTCAAAGGAACAAGCCCTGCCCCAATGATAGCCAGTAGGCAGAAAGGGGCAGGGTCAAATAAATTCTAATCATTATCAAGGACGATCAATGAGTACTAAATTCACTGGATCTTTTGAAGAACTAAAACAAAAATTGTCCACTTTAGAGGGAGAGTGGGATGAGTCTCAACCCAATAAAAAAGTGTTCCGTCTCGGGCGTGGCTTGCTCAACTGGTATGTAACCACTGGTACTCTGCAATTCCAGGGTAAAGGCGCTGATAAAAGCCAACTCGAAAATAGAGTACCCATATTACTCTACCCTAATGAAGCACAGCCAGAACCTAAAACAGAGGAAACTACTGTTTCCGAGCTTACACTTGAACCCACGACTGATTCCTCAGCCCCACCCCATAACACAGAAACCAGTACACAGCCTGACCTTGAATACCGCTTCCTAACATCTGGAATCAATGAGGGGGAGTTAGTAATTGGCGTTGTCAGCGCAGTAGGAACCGAAACCAAGCGTGTTGTAGATCCACTGAAAGACCGCTTAGTAGGTTTCGGCTATAACGTAAGTGAAATCAGAGTCTCTTCAATTTTGCCTCCGGCCGACAGCGCAGATAACGAGTATGAGCGAATTCAGCACTTTATATCGGCAGGGGACGCTTTAAGAGAGCGGGCCAACAACAATGCCATACTCGCGGCAGGTGTCGCCAAAGAAATAGCCAACAATCGCTGCTCAGAAAACCAAAAGCGGGCATATATTGTCAATTCCCTCAAGCATCCACGAGAAGTAGAGCTTCTTAGGAAAATCTATGCAGATGGTTTTTACCTTATTGGCATTCATGCCGATGAAAAACGTCGCCGCAACTACCTGACCGAAGACAAGAGTTGCAATCAGGCCCAGGCTGAAGAACTTATTAAAACTGATGAAAATGAGACTATCGACCACGGCCAAAAAACCAGGGACACCTACCACCTGGCCGATTTTTTCCTAAACCTTGGCAACAATAATGATCAGGTAAAAAATAGGCTTCAACGTTTCCTTGAGCTTATTTTCTCCCACCCCTATAAAAACCCAACTTTTGATGAGTTTGCCATGTTTATGGCTTTTAACAGCTCTGTGCGCTCTGGGGATTTGTCCAGACAGGTCGGGGCCGTGATCAGTCGCGAAGAGCAGATTATCGCCACCGGCGCCAATGATGCACCAAAATCAGGAGGCGGTCTCTACTGGGCAAAAGAAGATCCAGAAACAGGAGAAATTAATGATCACCCGGACGGGAAGGACTACAAAAGAGACGGCGATTCCAATAAAAAAGCACAGGCTGAAATCATCGGGGACATCATTGACGCACTAGCTAACCAGGAACTGGTGAATCCTGAGAGGCAAAAAGACCTCGAAAAGATTCTGAAGGACAGTAAGATTTCTGACTTAACAGAATTTGGCCGAGTGGTACATGCCGAGATGGACGCCTTGCTTTCCTGTAGTCGCTCCGGTATTTCAACGATAGGCTCAACACTTTATTGCACAACTTTTCCTTGCCACAATTGCGCAAAACATATTGTTGCAAGTGGTGTGAAACGAGTAGTTTATGTGGAGCCCTACCCCAAAAGCCGAGCCCTTGATTTCCACTCGGAATCCATTCAACTGAAGTCGGAGTTCGATGCGTCGAGTGAAGAAAATCACCTTGTCACTTTTGAACCATTTATTGGTATCGGACCTCGCCGCTTTCTCGATTTATTCTCTATGAATTTGGGTGCCGGCTCTAAACTGCGTAGAAAAGATAAAGAGGGATCTACCATCGAATGGAGCAAAAAGTCTGCTCCGATTCGTACCCCACTAGTGCCGAAATCCTATGTTGAAATAGAGAAGGCCGCTGTGGCAATTTGGGATAATCACACTTAAAACGTCAAACCGAATTACTAACTGAATACGAAATAAGCTTTAGCAAAGATATGAGAGTCACTGGATGATGCAGTCTCCCCCCAGGTTTCAGGAAGAATACTCCGCAAAGATCCCCGCCCTGGCCCTGTTGTGCAATCTGGGCTGGTCGTTTTTACCCCCGCCGAGGCCAACCAAGCCCGTAGTGGGCGCCAGGATCAGGTAGTGCTCACGGAGATACTGCGCCGGGAGCTGGGCAAACGGACCTTCCATTTCGCCGGTAAAGAGCAGCCGCTCTCGCAAAAATCCATCGACCACCTGATTGGCATAGTGTGCAGCCCAGCGCTGAACAAAGGACCGCTTGCGGCCAACGAAGAGCTGTACAACCACCTGCTCTACGGCATTTCGGTCACCGAGTTTGTCGATGGCAAAAAAGCTACCCCCACGATTGCCCTGATCGACTGGCACACCATCGAAAACAATCACTTTGCCTTTACCGAGGAATTCAGCGTAACCCGTGCCAGCGGCGTAGAGAGCCGCCGCCCGGATATGGTGTGTTTCGTCAACGGTATTCCCCTGGTAGTGATCGAGGCCAAGCGCCCGGATGGCAAGAAAGGGCCCTCTATTGACGAGGGCATTTCCCAGAGTCTGCGCAACCAGCGCCACGATGAAATCCCACAACTGTTCGCGTACAGCCAACTTTTATTGTCAGTCAACGGCGCCGAGGGCCGCTACGGCACCTGTAACACACCGGCAAAATTCTGGGCGGCCTGGCGCGAGGAGGATATCGCCGATGAGACAATGCTTGCGATAAAAAACCGCCCCCTTTCCAGCGAACAAATCCAAACCCTGTTTAAACAGCGCTCCCCGGCGGACCTGGACTGGTACCAGACCCTGATCGCCGGCGGCGAGCTGGCCCTGGGCGGCCAGGATCGGTTGTTAATCAGCTTGCTATCGCCCCAGCGGCTGCTGGAGATGGTCCGTTACTTCACCCTGTTCGATAAAAAGGCCGGCAAAATTGTCGCCCGCTATCAGCAGGTATTCGGTATCAAACGACTGTTGGAGCGCATTGCCCAACGCGGCAATGACGGTGCGCGGGAGGGCGGCGTAATCTGGCATACCACTGGCTCCGGCAAATCCTTCACCATGGTGTTTTTAAGCAAGGCGCTGATCTTCCAGCCGAGCCTCAAACAGAGCCGCCTGGTTATTGTCACCGACCGGGTGGATCTGGAGCGCCAGCTCAGCAATACCTTTGCCAGCGGCGGCGAACTGGCAGGCAAGAAAGACAAGGAAGCGGCCATGGCTACTTCCGGCAAGCGTTTGGCCGAGCAGATTGGCAGCGGCAACGAGCGCATTATCTTTTCATTGGTGCAGAAATTTACTGGCGCCACCGCCCTGCCGGAGTGTCGCAACGACAGTACCGACCTAATTGTGCTGATCGACGAGGGCCACCGCAGCCAGGGCGGCGAAAACCATATCCGTATGCGCCAGGCCCTGCCCAATGCCGCCTTTGTGGCCTTTACCGGCACGCCCCTGCTGAAAGACGACAAAACCACCAATAAATTCGGTCCCATAGTCCATGCCTATACCATGCAGCGGGCGGTGGAGGATCGCACCGTAACCCCACTGCTGTACGAAGAGCGTATCCCGGACCTGAATGTAAACGAACGCGCAATTGACCGCTGGTTTGAGCGCATTACGGTGGGGTTAAGCGAGGAGCAGCAGGCAGATCTGAAACGCAAGTTTGCCCGCAAAGGGGAGATTTACACCGCCGACGACCGCATTCGACTGATTGCCACAGATATCGCCACCCACTTTGTTAAAAACATCGATGCGGGCTTAAAAGGCCAGCTGGCCTGCGATAGCAAGGCCGCCGCCATCCAATATAAAAAGTACCTGGATGAGGCCCAGCAGCACTGGCCAGAGGCGCAGAAATTTGAGTCGGCGGTAGTGATCAGTGCACCGGATACCCGCGAGGGCAACGAAGCGGTGGATGAGTCCTCCATGCCGGAGGTGGTGAAGTGGTGGAAGGACAATGTGGGCTCGCAAAATGAGCAACACTACACCCAGGGAGTGATTGAGCGCTTCGATAAAGACGATACCCTGAAACTGCTGATTGTAGTGGACAAGCTGCTAACCGGATTTGATGAGCCCAAAAATACGGTGCTGTATATCGATAAACCGCTCAAGGAACACAACCTGATCCAGGCGATCGCGCGGGTCAACCGCCTGCACCCGGATAAAAAATTCGGCCTGCTGATCGATTACCGGGGCATCCTGGCAGAGCTGGATACCACCATGCAGAAATACCAGAATCTGGCCGCGCGCACCCAGGGCGGTTACGACATCGACGATATCGCCGGGCTCTATAGCCCCATGAGCAGCGAGTACAAGCGCCTGCCCCTGCTGTATAAAAACCTTTGGGGCATTTTCGCCGGCGTAAAAAACAAGCAGGACACCGAGCAACTGCGCCAGGTGATAGTGCCAAAAACTGAACAGCGCAATGGTGAGCTGGTCGATGTGAACCGGAAAGTGCGCGAGGACTTCTACGAAGCTCTCACTGACTTCACCACCTGCCTGAAAGTAGCCTTGCAATCGGCCACCTTCTTCGAAGATAAAAGCTTTAGCGATAGTGACCGCAAGCACTACAAACAGACAATTAAAGAGTTCGCCAAACTACGCCAGTGGGCGCTACAGCAAACCGAAAAGTCTGTGGACTACGACCACTACGCGGCCCAGGTTAAAAACCTGTTGGATAAGCATGTGGTGGGGGTAGAAATCTTACAGCCCGAAGGCAAATACGAAGTCAATAAAATGGGCAAGGCGGAGCGGCCTGAAGATTGGGGGGAGGACAAAACCCGCAACGAAACCGATATTATCAAAACCCGCGTCACCCGTATGATCGAACAGGAGTTGCGCGACGATCCCTACGCCCAGGAAGCCTTTTCCAAGTTACTGCTACAAGCGATTGAGGAGGCGGAAAAACTGTTCGATCACCCACACAAGCAGTACTTACTGTTCGAAGCTTTGGAAGCACAGGTAAAAGCCCGCAACCTGGATGAAATACCCAATGCCTTTGCCGATAATCGCCACGCCCAGGCCTATTTTGGTGTATTCAAAAAAACCTGCCGGAGGTTTTCGCGGTAGGCGATAGCCAGATACAGGATAAGTGGATCAAACTGGCCTTCGAGATCGATACGATTGTTACCCAGTCCGTAATGGAACACTCCATCAGCCCGCAAAATATTGAGAAGGATATCCATAAAAAACTGATGCCCAAATTATTTCTGGAGTGTAAATCCATCGGCAGTGGTATGGTGCAGGCCAAGAAAATGGTGGAGATGATCCTACAGATCACCCGCGTTGGTTTAAGCGGAGACTAACCTCGGCATGAATGTGCCTATTTTTTCCCAAAAAAATAACCCCAACTTCCGGCAATTGAGCTTTGCCTATGGGGATGAACGCATCACGTTTGAATGCCAACCCCGCCCCCAGGCCAGTGGGCGAGTGCTGATCAAAGTACACCCAGACTGCCGTGTGGTGGTCAGCGCACCGGAACCTATCGATAACGATGCAGTATTAAAGGCGGTAAAAAAACGCGGGCGCTGGATTTACCAGCAGCTGCGGGATTTCCGCAAAGCGCTGGAATATATAACGCCACGGCAATATATCAGCGGCGAGAGCCACTACTACCTGGGCAAGCAATATCTGCTGAAAGTCATTGAATCTGAAGACACCCAACAACAGGTGAAATTACTGCGCGGCAAGCTGGAAGTATCTGTGCGGAAAAAAGATCCCGAAAGAGTGCGCCTGCTTTTGGCCGAATGGTACAAGGCGCGCGCTAAAGAAATTTTTTACCGCCGCCTGGATACACTGCTTGAGCAGACCCTTTGGGTTTCCGGGCGCCCGCCCCTGCGTATCCTCAGTATGAAAACCCAGTGGGGCAGCTGCTCCCCCAGGGACGTATTACCCTCAATCCCCACCTGGTAAAAGCACCGCGCCAGTGCATCGACTATGTCATTTTGCACGAGCTCTGCCATATCGCCGAACACAACCACAGCGAACGATTTTACCGTTTAATGAATCAAGTGATGCCCAGGTGGGAAGGCACGAAAAACAAACTGGATGCTATGGCGAATTTGATTCTGGATGATACCCTGCCTTTTTCACCTACAAGCGGATAAATTGTCTAAATTCTCTTGTAGATCGCTGTCACAGTACGGAAAGCCGACATGCAAAAATCACCCTGGGTTGAAAACGCCATCGCAAAAGCGGATGCACACTGGCAGGCATCCAAGTCCACCATTGAAGGAAAAGTATTCAGTGATGTACAGGACAACCAGGGCCTTCAGTATGTCGATATCGTGATGGAAGGTGGCGGTATGCTGGGGATCGCCCTGGTGGGATATACC
This DNA window, taken from Microbulbifer sp. MKSA007, encodes the following:
- a CDS encoding UPF0149 family protein, with protein sequence MTFSETVDLDTPISEADLDYIDEVLHKYGNDDSILDICELDGFLTALVSGPEMIPPSRWFSALWGGPGNEPEWESEEEMQRFMALLFHLMNSNAMMLVETPEEFQALFNLFEKEGEAPVTIPEEWCFGYMRAVDLGQWPSLPAELVTHLQAIALHGSEEYIDQLNTLTATEHQQTVTQIEPAARALHRHWLQQRAPELSTSPHHTKPKADPKTGRNDPCPCGSGKKFKRCCLH
- a CDS encoding anti-phage dCTP deaminase, whose product is MSTKFTGSFEELKQKLSTLEGEWDESQPNKKVFRLGRGLLNWYVTTGTLQFQGKGADKSQLENRVPILLYPNEAQPEPKTEETTVSELTLEPTTDSSAPPHNTETSTQPDLEYRFLTSGINEGELVIGVVSAVGTETKRVVDPLKDRLVGFGYNVSEIRVSSILPPADSADNEYERIQHFISAGDALRERANNNAILAAGVAKEIANNRCSENQKRAYIVNSLKHPREVELLRKIYADGFYLIGIHADEKRRRNYLTEDKSCNQAQAEELIKTDENETIDHGQKTRDTYHLADFFLNLGNNNDQVKNRLQRFLELIFSHPYKNPTFDEFAMFMAFNSSVRSGDLSRQVGAVISREEQIIATGANDAPKSGGGLYWAKEDPETGEINDHPDGKDYKRDGDSNKKAQAEIIGDIIDALANQELVNPERQKDLEKILKDSKISDLTEFGRVVHAEMDALLSCSRSGISTIGSTLYCTTFPCHNCAKHIVASGVKRVVYVEPYPKSRALDFHSESIQLKSEFDASSEENHLVTFEPFIGIGPRRFLDLFSMNLGAGSKLRRKDKEGSTIEWSKKSAPIRTPLVPKSYVEIEKAAVAIWDNHT
- a CDS encoding restriction endonuclease subunit S, which produces MSINGWIATQIGDIAKFTSGGTPSKQNTEFWGGTEPWISGKDLKSHYLNSSIDTLTPQGFAKAKKAPEGASLILVRGMTLLNDFPVGYAEREVAFNQDLKALIPTNDVNGLFLSFLLAGEKHKIRQLVSTAGHGTGRLDTNSVKEYPVNLPPLPEKKKIVQILSTWDKAIDTSEKLLANSHQQKKALMQQLLTGKKRLRDKHGVRFSGEWQRHKLDSIFTRVTTKNAGQSTNVVTISGQHGLIRQQEFFKKSVASSTLDGYFLLKKGQFAYNKSYSNGYPMGAIKRLNRYKDGVVTTLYICFELQNSSTGNSDYFEHFFESGILNKALSQIAHEGGRANGLLNVKPADFFSLQLLVPSIQEQQKIAATLSSADREIETLQQKLDCLKREKKALMQQLLTGKRQVQVENTQ
- a CDS encoding type I restriction endonuclease subunit R encodes the protein MQSGLVVFTPAEANQARSGRQDQVVLTEILRRELGKRTFHFAGKEQPLSQKSIDHLIGIVCSPALNKGPLAANEELYNHLLYGISVTEFVDGKKATPTIALIDWHTIENNHFAFTEEFSVTRASGVESRRPDMVCFVNGIPLVVIEAKRPDGKKGPSIDEGISQSLRNQRHDEIPQLFAYSQLLLSVNGAEGRYGTCNTPAKFWAAWREEDIADETMLAIKNRPLSSEQIQTLFKQRSPADLDWYQTLIAGGELALGGQDRLLISLLSPQRLLEMVRYFTLFDKKAGKIVARYQQVFGIKRLLERIAQRGNDGAREGGVIWHTTGSGKSFTMVFLSKALIFQPSLKQSRLVIVTDRVDLERQLSNTFASGGELAGKKDKEAAMATSGKRLAEQIGSGNERIIFSLVQKFTGATALPECRNDSTDLIVLIDEGHRSQGGENHIRMRQALPNAAFVAFTGTPLLKDDKTTNKFGPIVHAYTMQRAVEDRTVTPLLYEERIPDLNVNERAIDRWFERITVGLSEEQQADLKRKFARKGEIYTADDRIRLIATDIATHFVKNIDAGLKGQLACDSKAAAIQYKKYLDEAQQHWPEAQKFESAVVISAPDTREGNEAVDESSMPEVVKWWKDNVGSQNEQHYTQGVIERFDKDDTLKLLIVVDKLLTGFDEPKNTVLYIDKPLKEHNLIQAIARVNRLHPDKKFGLLIDYRGILAELDTTMQKYQNLAARTQGGYDIDDIAGLYSPMSSEYKRLPLLYKNLWGIFAGVKNKQDTEQLRQVIVPKTEQRNGELVDVNRKVREDFYEALTDFTTCLKVALQSATFFEDKSFSDSDRKHYKQTIKEFAKLRQWALQQTEKSVDYDHYAAQVKNLLDKHVVGVEILQPEGKYEVNKMGKAERPEDWGEDKTRNETDIIKTRVTRMIEQELRDDPYAQEAFSKLLLQAIEEAEKLFDHPHKQYLLFEALEAQVKARNLDEIPNAFADNRHAQAYFGVFKKTCRRFSR